The following are from one region of the Nostoc cf. commune SO-36 genome:
- a CDS encoding anti-sigma factor antagonist (This anti-anti-sigma factor, or anti-sigma factor antagonist, belongs to a family that includes characterized members SpoIIAA, RsbV, RsfA, and RsfB.), with protein MTSQSTEIDFLVTSLNDTAIVQVSARFTVLEAVSFKQTCQSLIQANSHLKQMIIDFHQTTFMDSSGLGALVSNFKYAESKGIALRLRNVTPEVMSVLKLTGLDQVFSLQFFDNESLIEQQNLIHIHKTSSRQIEHLPATHPSVASWMKRFIDIVGSLVGLLITGVLFIPIAIAIQMDDPGTIFFSQTRCGWMGKRFKIWKFRSMCMDAEAKKFLVENQAKGAFFKNKNES; from the coding sequence ATGACTAGCCAATCCACTGAAATAGATTTTTTAGTTACTTCTTTAAATGACACGGCCATAGTGCAAGTCTCAGCCCGATTCACCGTATTGGAGGCTGTAAGCTTTAAGCAAACCTGCCAAAGCTTAATTCAAGCCAATTCACATCTCAAACAGATGATCATTGACTTTCACCAAACTACTTTTATGGATAGTAGTGGTTTAGGTGCATTAGTTAGTAATTTCAAATACGCCGAGTCAAAAGGAATTGCATTAAGACTGCGTAATGTGACACCTGAAGTAATGTCAGTCCTAAAACTAACTGGATTGGATCAGGTTTTTAGCTTACAGTTCTTTGATAACGAGTCACTAATAGAACAGCAAAACTTAATACATATCCACAAAACAAGTTCTCGTCAGATAGAGCATTTACCTGCAACTCATCCTTCTGTGGCATCTTGGATGAAACGGTTTATAGATATTGTAGGATCACTAGTAGGTTTACTAATTACAGGAGTTTTATTCATTCCCATTGCGATCGCTATTCAAATGGATGATCCTGGTACTATTTTCTTTAGTCAAACTCGCTGTGGCTGGATGGGAAAGCGGTTTAAAATTTGGAAATTCCGCTCCATGTGTATGGATGCAGAAGCGAAGAAATTCCTAGTAGAAAACCAAGCCAAAGGTGCTTTCTTCAAAAATAAAAACGAATCCTAG
- a CDS encoding sugar transferase yields the protein MLSSKIKTNPRITKVGRFLRRTSLDELPQFWNILKGEMSLVGTRPPTPDEVERYEVPQWQRLDVKPGMTGEWQVNGRSTVINFEDVIRLDLQYQKNWSLLYDLKLILKTAAILFNRNSGAV from the coding sequence GTGCTTTCTTCAAAAATAAAAACGAATCCTAGAATTACCAAAGTAGGGCGCTTTTTACGGCGAACAAGTTTAGATGAACTACCCCAATTTTGGAACATCCTCAAAGGAGAAATGAGTTTAGTAGGCACTAGACCCCCTACACCTGATGAAGTAGAACGCTATGAAGTACCACAGTGGCAACGTTTGGACGTTAAGCCGGGTATGACTGGTGAATGGCAAGTAAATGGACGTTCTACAGTAATTAATTTTGAGGACGTAATTCGTCTAGATTTGCAGTATCAAAAAAATTGGAGTTTATTGTACGATTTAAAGCTGATTTTGAAAACAGCAGCTATTTTGTTTAATAGAAACAGTGGGGCTGTTTAG
- the pssD gene encoding PssD/Cps14F family polysaccharide biosynthesis glycosyltransferase, giving the protein MKLMLVCTSGGHFATMKSLKSFWSLHERVWVSDYKRDTEILEKNERVHWLPYQAPRDWLALILNLPQTFKILRYEKPNVILSTGASIAVNFAFIAKLLGIKFIYIESISRAEELSISGKLIYSVCDEFYVQWPELCKKYPKAIFKGYAS; this is encoded by the coding sequence ATGAAATTAATGCTAGTATGCACATCAGGTGGTCACTTTGCAACCATGAAAAGTTTGAAGTCTTTCTGGTCACTGCATGAAAGAGTATGGGTCAGTGACTATAAAAGAGATACAGAAATACTTGAAAAAAACGAGAGAGTCCATTGGTTGCCTTATCAAGCACCAAGAGATTGGTTGGCTCTCATACTTAATCTCCCTCAAACTTTTAAAATATTACGTTATGAGAAACCCAACGTAATTCTATCGACTGGAGCTAGTATTGCTGTCAATTTTGCATTTATAGCTAAACTTTTGGGAATCAAATTCATTTATATTGAGAGTATTTCTCGTGCCGAAGAATTGAGTATTTCAGGCAAATTAATCTACTCAGTATGTGATGAGTTTTATGTCCAATGGCCAGAGTTATGCAAGAAATACCCTAAAGCAATTTTTAAAGGATATGCATCATGA
- a CDS encoding glycosyltransferase yields the protein MILMTLGTVSFPFDRAVLWLKMLIDRGVISEPVFLQYGYSDVSALKGYPQVTLVPTVTLDELVKLVESSRLVISHAGQGSTRMLAAQGARFVLLPRLKRYSEHVDDHQLLFTQAVAPLGIKSFVSLDELEKAVLEPPPYFHQNIFNTPKLTDYLLVQYPPEKAVVRLS from the coding sequence ATGATTTTAATGACACTAGGGACAGTTTCATTTCCATTTGACCGTGCAGTATTGTGGTTGAAAATGTTAATAGACCGTGGTGTCATTTCTGAACCTGTGTTTTTACAATATGGTTACAGCGATGTTTCTGCATTAAAAGGATATCCTCAAGTTACTTTAGTGCCAACAGTTACCTTAGATGAGCTAGTCAAGTTAGTAGAGTCTTCTCGGTTGGTTATATCTCATGCTGGACAAGGCTCTACACGGATGCTTGCTGCACAAGGAGCGCGTTTTGTGCTTTTACCAAGGCTAAAACGCTATAGTGAGCACGTTGATGATCATCAATTGTTATTCACTCAAGCTGTTGCACCATTAGGGATAAAAAGTTTTGTATCTCTAGATGAACTGGAAAAAGCAGTGTTGGAGCCGCCTCCTTATTTTCATCAAAATATATTTAATACTCCAAAGCTGACTGATTACTTGCTGGTGCAATATCCTCCAGAAAAAGCAGTTGTTCGGTTGAGTTAA